The Borreliella mayonii genome has a segment encoding these proteins:
- the rplU gene encoding 50S ribosomal protein L21 codes for MYALVEINGKQYKAIEGEFLKIDKISHIEKEKLEFNNVLLINKDGEVKIGKPYVVNSLIRCTYKEDKKDKKVVSYRYRRRKSSERKVGHRQTYSYILVDEIVF; via the coding sequence ATGTATGCACTGGTAGAAATAAATGGCAAGCAATATAAGGCTATTGAGGGCGAATTTTTAAAAATAGATAAAATTTCTCATATTGAAAAGGAGAAGTTGGAATTTAATAATGTTTTGCTTATTAATAAAGACGGAGAGGTTAAAATAGGAAAGCCTTATGTTGTAAATTCTCTTATTAGATGCACCTATAAAGAAGATAAAAAAGATAAAAAGGTTGTTTCTTATAGATACAGAAGAAGAAAATCAAGTGAGAGAAAAGTTGGGCACAGACAAACCTATTCTTATATTTTGGTTGATGAAATAGTTTTTTAA
- a CDS encoding DUF2147 domain-containing protein yields MNRVFSRFFLFLCFSMFLFANSEDSNENKIVNKDENLGFENEVLGYWVGYNDVSNIKNSIIYIYKYNGEVYGRILAIIKDGKKYDTKNPSGDTVVGFENLAIEGLDFMWGLKYSSSSKKWDRGKIIDPKNGKIYNSEMSVDSKTGNLVTKGKVWIFGRSKIWTRAKADEMPEVDLQNLVPAPPIKN; encoded by the coding sequence ATGAATAGAGTTTTTTCAAGGTTTTTTCTTTTTCTTTGTTTTTCAATGTTTTTATTTGCAAATTCAGAAGATTCAAATGAAAACAAAATTGTTAATAAAGATGAAAACCTTGGTTTTGAAAATGAAGTTTTAGGATATTGGGTTGGTTATAATGATGTGAGTAACATAAAAAATTCTATTATATATATTTATAAATATAATGGAGAAGTTTATGGTCGAATTTTAGCTATCATAAAAGATGGTAAAAAGTATGATACTAAAAATCCCTCAGGAGACACTGTTGTTGGGTTTGAAAATCTTGCAATAGAAGGTCTTGATTTTATGTGGGGCCTTAAGTATTCTTCTTCTTCTAAAAAGTGGGATAGGGGCAAAATAATAGATCCTAAAAACGGCAAAATTTATAATTCTGAGATGAGTGTTGATAGTAAAACTGGGAATCTTGTCACCAAGGGGAAAGTTTGGATTTTTGGTAGAAGCAAAATTTGGACAAGGGCTAAAGCTGATGAAATGCCAGAAGTAGACTTGCAAAATCTTGTTCCAGCTCCCCCTATAAAAAATTAA
- a CDS encoding adenine phosphoribosyltransferase, which produces MKNKTEYYDQFISKIPDFPKKGVLFYDITSVLLKPEVYSSLINEVYSFYNFKKIDCIAVVESRGYLIGAPLSLKMQLPLVLIRKEGKLPREVFSEEYELEYGFGRIEVHKDDVRMYSNILLIDDILATGGTLKSSAILLERAGGKVKDIFCFIELCGINGRQSLESYEVNSLVRYN; this is translated from the coding sequence ATGAAAAATAAGACAGAGTATTATGATCAGTTTATTTCAAAAATACCCGATTTTCCTAAAAAGGGTGTTCTTTTTTATGATATTACTAGTGTTTTGCTAAAACCCGAAGTTTATAGTTCATTAATAAATGAGGTATATTCTTTTTATAATTTTAAAAAGATTGATTGCATTGCAGTTGTTGAGTCTAGGGGATATTTAATAGGTGCTCCTTTGTCTTTAAAAATGCAACTTCCTCTTGTTTTAATTCGAAAAGAGGGTAAATTACCTAGAGAGGTTTTTAGTGAGGAGTATGAGCTTGAATATGGTTTTGGGAGAATAGAAGTGCACAAAGACGATGTTAGGATGTATTCCAATATTCTTTTAATAGATGATATATTAGCTACCGGTGGAACTTTAAAGTCGTCTGCAATTTTGCTAGAGAGAGCCGGAGGCAAGGTTAAAGATATTTTTTGTTTTATTGAGCTTTGTGGTATTAATGGTAGACAAAGCCTTGAAAGTTATGAAGTCAATTCTCTTGTAAGGTATAATTAA
- the flgF gene encoding flagellar basal-body rod protein FlgF encodes MIRGIYTAASGMMAERRKLDAVSNNLANIDLIGYKKDLSIQKAFPEMLIRRLNDDGLYKFPKGHLETAPVVGKLGTGVEENEIYTVFEQGPLKTTGNPLDLALTDQGFFVIQTSDGERYTRNGSFTIGKEGILVTKSGFPVLGEKGYIYLKKNNFKITSQGQIFHNSNFESTPKRLVSEYENSWENYELLDTIRIVNFENPRFLKKQGNSLWVDTKISGKAQEIDVSLRPKIETETLEASNVNTVNEMVLMIEINRAYEANQKTIQTEDSLLGKLINEIGKY; translated from the coding sequence ATGATAAGAGGAATTTATACAGCTGCCAGCGGAATGATGGCAGAAAGACGCAAACTTGACGCAGTGTCAAATAATTTGGCAAACATAGATCTTATTGGATACAAAAAAGATTTATCCATTCAAAAAGCATTTCCAGAAATGCTAATAAGAAGACTAAATGATGATGGCCTTTATAAATTTCCTAAAGGACACCTTGAAACAGCTCCGGTTGTAGGTAAACTAGGAACAGGAGTTGAAGAAAATGAGATATACACAGTGTTTGAACAAGGTCCATTAAAAACTACTGGCAATCCATTAGATTTAGCACTCACTGATCAAGGGTTTTTCGTAATACAAACTTCAGATGGAGAAAGATATACAAGAAACGGCTCTTTTACTATTGGAAAAGAGGGAATCCTTGTTACAAAAAGCGGATTTCCTGTTCTAGGGGAAAAAGGATATATATATCTTAAAAAAAATAATTTTAAAATAACATCTCAGGGACAAATCTTTCACAATTCAAACTTTGAATCAACCCCCAAAAGACTTGTTAGTGAATATGAAAATTCTTGGGAAAATTATGAGCTGCTTGACACCATTAGAATTGTAAATTTTGAAAATCCCAGATTTCTCAAAAAACAGGGTAATTCTTTGTGGGTTGATACAAAAATATCTGGCAAAGCACAAGAAATTGATGTATCATTAAGGCCTAAAATAGAAACAGAAACACTTGAAGCTTCAAATGTTAATACTGTTAACGAAATGGTTTTAATGATTGAAATTAACAGAGCTTATGAAGCTAATCAAAAAACAATACAAACTGAAGACAGTCTCTTAGGAAAATTAATAAATGAAATTGGAAAATATTAA
- a CDS encoding flagellar basal body P-ring protein FlgI encodes MNKLMLMLITFATSLLAQTNKASTGLKAEQSFNNSLSEIVKLREIADIYPTNTNFLTGIGIVAGLAGKGDSLKEKDLIIKILEENNTTNEIGLNNIESKNIALVNVSLQVKGNTIKGSKHQACIASILDSKDLTNGILLKTNLKNKEGEIIAIASGIIKTNNKLRGSGYTLDSIIINENQNINYSYNIILKKGNYTLINRIHKILTSKKINNKIKSDSTIEIEAKNISLLEEIENIEIETYPKILIDKKNGIILASENAKIGTFTFSIEKDNQNILSKNNKTTIQVNSMKLNEFILKNSNNLSNKELIQIIQAAQKINKLNGELILEEVDGN; translated from the coding sequence ATGAACAAACTAATGTTGATGTTAATTACATTTGCAACAAGCCTATTAGCCCAAACAAATAAAGCCTCAACAGGACTAAAAGCAGAACAATCATTTAACAATAGTCTGTCTGAAATCGTAAAATTAAGAGAAATTGCAGATATTTATCCCACAAACACAAATTTTTTAACAGGCATTGGGATAGTAGCAGGTCTTGCTGGGAAAGGAGACTCTCTAAAAGAAAAAGACCTTATAATTAAAATTTTAGAAGAAAATAATACAACAAATGAAATAGGCCTAAATAACATAGAAAGTAAAAATATTGCACTAGTAAATGTAAGTCTCCAAGTAAAAGGCAATACAATCAAGGGCTCAAAACATCAGGCTTGCATTGCATCAATATTAGACTCAAAAGATTTAACAAATGGAATACTTTTAAAAACAAATCTTAAAAATAAAGAGGGAGAAATAATAGCAATTGCATCAGGAATTATAAAGACCAATAACAAATTAAGAGGATCTGGATATACCCTAGATAGCATAATAATAAATGAGAATCAAAATATTAACTACAGTTATAATATAATTCTTAAAAAAGGAAATTATACATTAATAAATAGAATTCACAAAATATTGACCTCTAAAAAAATCAATAACAAAATTAAATCAGATAGCACCATAGAAATAGAAGCAAAAAACATAAGCCTATTAGAAGAAATTGAAAATATTGAAATAGAAACCTACCCTAAAATATTAATAGACAAAAAAAATGGCATTATTCTAGCAAGTGAAAATGCAAAAATAGGTACGTTTACATTTTCAATTGAAAAAGACAATCAAAATATTTTAAGTAAAAATAATAAAACAACAATTCAAGTAAACTCAATGAAATTAAACGAATTTATATTAAAAAATTCCAACAATCTTAGCAATAAAGAATTAATTCAAATAATTCAAGCTGCACAAAAAATCAATAAATTAAATGGAGAACTTATCTTGGAGGAAGTTGATGGAAACTAA
- a CDS encoding ribosomal-processing cysteine protease Prp, giving the protein MINVLVKVKDDVIIYLLANGHAISKNNINVVCSSFSFILRTFFSVLDLEGEAFVVKNSERGYLEFKPFFKDLSKESLLYYSRFLIRGINDLCFEYPDDIKLILEEN; this is encoded by the coding sequence TTGATTAATGTTTTAGTAAAAGTAAAAGACGATGTAATCATTTATCTTTTAGCCAATGGTCATGCTATAAGTAAGAATAATATTAACGTTGTCTGTTCTTCTTTTTCTTTTATTTTAAGAACCTTTTTTAGTGTTCTTGATCTTGAGGGTGAGGCTTTTGTTGTGAAAAATTCAGAAAGAGGTTATTTAGAATTTAAGCCCTTTTTTAAGGATTTGAGCAAAGAAAGTCTTTTATATTATAGTAGGTTTTTAATTAGAGGTATAAATGATTTGTGCTTTGAATATCCTGATGATATTAAATTAATTTTGGAGGAAAATTAA
- the flgG gene encoding flagellar basal-body rod protein FlgG, giving the protein MMRALWTAASGMTAQQYNVDTIANNLSNVNTIGFKKIRAEFEDLIYQTQNRAGTPATENTLRPLGNQVGHGTKIAATQRIFEQGKMQSTNLLTDVAIEGDGFYKILLPDGTYAYTRDGSFKIDSNRELVTSQGYKVLPNIFFPEEYIQSSITISEQGIVSVKIDNSNEPIELGQIEISRFVNPAGLSAIGSNLFKETAGSGQEIAGIPGSEGMGRLRQGILEMSNVSIAEEMVTMIVAQRAYEINSKAIQTSDNMLGIANNLKRQ; this is encoded by the coding sequence ATGATGAGAGCATTATGGACAGCAGCAAGCGGAATGACTGCACAACAATACAATGTAGACACAATTGCCAATAATCTTTCAAATGTGAATACTATAGGATTTAAAAAAATAAGAGCAGAATTTGAAGATTTGATTTATCAGACCCAAAACAGAGCAGGAACCCCTGCAACTGAAAATACTTTAAGACCGCTTGGAAATCAAGTCGGTCACGGAACAAAAATTGCTGCTACTCAGAGAATATTTGAACAAGGAAAAATGCAATCTACCAATTTACTCACTGATGTTGCTATTGAAGGAGATGGATTTTACAAAATTCTTCTACCTGATGGAACTTATGCATATACTAGAGACGGGTCATTTAAAATTGATTCTAATCGAGAGCTTGTAACAAGCCAAGGATACAAGGTATTGCCCAATATATTTTTTCCAGAAGAATATATACAAAGCTCAATTACAATATCTGAGCAAGGAATAGTGTCGGTAAAAATTGATAACAGTAACGAACCAATAGAGCTTGGACAAATTGAAATATCAAGATTTGTTAACCCGGCAGGACTAAGCGCTATTGGAAGTAATTTATTTAAAGAAACAGCTGGATCAGGCCAAGAAATAGCAGGAATACCAGGAAGTGAGGGCATGGGAAGACTAAGACAAGGCATACTTGAAATGTCAAATGTATCTATTGCTGAAGAAATGGTAACAATGATAGTAGCTCAAAGAGCTTATGAAATAAACTCAAAGGCTATTCAAACCTCTGACAATATGTTAGGAATTGCAAATAATTTAAAAAGGCAGTAA
- the rpmA gene encoding 50S ribosomal protein L27 — translation MATSKSGGSSKNGRDSISKRLGVKRSGGQFVRAGEIIVRQRGTKFHKGKNVGLGRDYTIFALSSGKVEFKTLKGRKYVNIV, via the coding sequence ATGGCAACAAGTAAAAGTGGTGGTAGTTCAAAAAATGGACGAGATTCTATATCCAAGCGACTTGGAGTTAAAAGAAGCGGTGGTCAGTTTGTTAGGGCTGGAGAAATAATTGTTAGACAAAGAGGTACAAAATTTCATAAGGGTAAAAACGTCGGCCTTGGAAGAGATTATACAATATTTGCACTTTCATCTGGTAAGGTAGAGTTTAAAACTTTGAAGGGACGAAAATATGTAAATATTGTTTAG